Proteins co-encoded in one Corylus avellana chromosome ca9, CavTom2PMs-1.0 genomic window:
- the LOC132191859 gene encoding histone acetyltransferase TAP1 isoform X1 has protein sequence MLTRNILAPSSPWPVVSFDFRCQVSDKLLTRRYLNYGHDRGLKKHNSLRLRAGFWDSIKSGFLKNNTLQVIETPSEPQEDEEVLPQEFVLIEKTEPDGAVEQILFSSGGDVDVYDLEALCDKVGWPRRPLSKLAAALKNSYMVATLHSIRKSPGSEGNDQKKLIGMARATSDHAFNATIWDVLVDPSYQGQGLGKALVEKLIRALLQRDIGNITLFADSQVVEFYRNLGFEPDPEGIKGMFWYPKY, from the exons ATGCTAACACGCAACATCCTCGCTCCTTCCTCTCC ATGGCCGGTCGTTTCATTTGACTTCCGCTGTCAAGTATCTGATAAGCTATTGACTCGTCGCTACCTCAACTACGGGCATGACCGAG GACTCAAGAAGCATAATAGTTTACGACTCAGGGCTGGCTTTTGGGACTCCATCAAATCTGG GTTTTTAAAGAACAATACCTTACAAGTCATTGAAACACCCTCTGAACCCCAGGAAGATGAGGAAGTTTTGCCTCAAGAATTTGTCCTCATTGAAAAGACTGAACCAGATGGAGCAGTTGAACAAATATTATTCTCTTCAGGTGGAGATGTCGATGTGTATGATCTTGAAGCCCTATGTGATAAG GTGGGCTGGCCTCGGAGGCCCTTGTCAAAACTAGCTGCAGCCTTGAAAAATAGCTACATGGTAGCCACACTGCACTCTATTAGGAAATCACCTGGTTCAG AAGGGAATGACCAGAAGAAGCTAATTGGCATGGCTCGTGCTACATCAGATCATGCCTTCAATGCCACAATCTGGGATGTCCTTGTTGATCCTTCCTATCAG GGGCAAGGCCTTGGTAAGGCCCTTGTTGAAAAGCTTATAAGGGCTCTTCTGCAAAGGGACATTGGCAATATAACACTATTCGCAGATAGTCAAG TTGTGGAGTTTTATCGAAATTTAGGTTTTGAACCTGACCCAGAGGGTATTAAAGGTATGTTTTGGTATCCAAAGTATTAA
- the LOC132191859 gene encoding histone acetyltransferase TAP1 isoform X2: MLTRNILAPSSPWPVVSFDFRCQVSDKLLTRRYLNYGHDRGLKKHNSLRLRAGFWDSIKSGFLKNNTLQVIETPSEPQEDEEVLPQEFVLIEKTEPDGAVEQILFSSGGDVDVYDLEALCDKVGWPRRPLSKLAAALKNSYMVATLHSIRKSPGSGNDQKKLIGMARATSDHAFNATIWDVLVDPSYQGQGLGKALVEKLIRALLQRDIGNITLFADSQVVEFYRNLGFEPDPEGIKGMFWYPKY, translated from the exons ATGCTAACACGCAACATCCTCGCTCCTTCCTCTCC ATGGCCGGTCGTTTCATTTGACTTCCGCTGTCAAGTATCTGATAAGCTATTGACTCGTCGCTACCTCAACTACGGGCATGACCGAG GACTCAAGAAGCATAATAGTTTACGACTCAGGGCTGGCTTTTGGGACTCCATCAAATCTGG GTTTTTAAAGAACAATACCTTACAAGTCATTGAAACACCCTCTGAACCCCAGGAAGATGAGGAAGTTTTGCCTCAAGAATTTGTCCTCATTGAAAAGACTGAACCAGATGGAGCAGTTGAACAAATATTATTCTCTTCAGGTGGAGATGTCGATGTGTATGATCTTGAAGCCCTATGTGATAAG GTGGGCTGGCCTCGGAGGCCCTTGTCAAAACTAGCTGCAGCCTTGAAAAATAGCTACATGGTAGCCACACTGCACTCTATTAGGAAATCACCTGGTTCAG GGAATGACCAGAAGAAGCTAATTGGCATGGCTCGTGCTACATCAGATCATGCCTTCAATGCCACAATCTGGGATGTCCTTGTTGATCCTTCCTATCAG GGGCAAGGCCTTGGTAAGGCCCTTGTTGAAAAGCTTATAAGGGCTCTTCTGCAAAGGGACATTGGCAATATAACACTATTCGCAGATAGTCAAG TTGTGGAGTTTTATCGAAATTTAGGTTTTGAACCTGACCCAGAGGGTATTAAAGGTATGTTTTGGTATCCAAAGTATTAA
- the LOC132161784 gene encoding KH domain-containing protein At2g38610-like isoform X2 translates to MSGLYNPNFSPARAASPQIRSTPDVDSPYLSELLAEHQKLGPFMQVLPICSRLLNQEILRVSGMMSNQGFGDFDRLRHRSPSPMASSNLISNVTGTGFGSWNGLPQERLSGPPGMSMDWQGGAPASPSSFTVKRILRLEIPVDTYPNFNFVGRLLGPRGNSLKRVEATTGCRVYIRGKGSIKDPDKEEKLRGRPGYEHLNEPLHILIEADLPASVVDMRLRQAQEIIEELLKPVDESQDYIKRQQLRELAMLNSNFREESPGPSGSISPFNSSGMKRAKTGR, encoded by the exons ATGTCAGGTCTGTATAATCCCAACTTCTCACCAGCAAGAGCTGCTTCACCCCAGATTAGAAGCACCCCAGATGTTGACAG TCCGTACTTGTCAGAGCTGTTGGCAGAGCATCAAAAGCTTGGACCTTTCATGCAAGTCCTTCCGATATGTAGCCGACTGTTAAATCAAG AGATTTTACGGGTTTCTGGTATGATGTCCAACCAAGGTTTTGGTGACTTTGACAGGCTTCGGCATAGAAGCCCCAGTCCCATGGCTTCTTCGAACCTCATTTCAAATGTCACCGGGACAGGATTTGGTAGCTGGAATGGCCTTCCTCAGGAG AGATTAAGTGGACCCCCTGGAATGTCGATGGACTGGCAAGGTGGTGCGCCCGCAAGCCCTAGCTCATTCACTGTCAAGAGGATTTTGCGTTTGGAAATTCCAGTTGATACTTACCCAAAT TTCAATTTTGTTGGGCGGCTTCTGGGCCCTAGAGGCAATTCACTGAAACGGGTGGAAGCTACAACAGGCTGCCGTGTATATATTAGAGGGAAAGGGTCAATAAAGGATCCAGACAAG GAAGAAAAGCTTAGGGGAAGGCCAGGCTATGAGCACCTGAATGAACCACTCCACATCTTGATTGAGGCTGATTTACCTGCCAGTGTTGTTGATATGAGGTTGAGACAGGCGCAGGAAATTATTGAAGAATTGCTCAAACCTGTG GACGAGTCCCAGGATTATATTAAGAGGCAGCAGTTGCGTGAATTAGCCATGCTAAATTCAAATTTCAGAGAAGAGAGTCCTGGGCCAAGTGGCAGTATCTCTCCTTTCAATTCGAGTGGCATGAAGCGTGCAAAAACTGGACGCTGA
- the LOC132161784 gene encoding KH domain-containing protein At2g38610-like isoform X1, protein MSGLYNPNFSPARAASPQIRSTPDVDSPYLSELLAEHQKLGPFMQVLPICSRLLNQEILRVSGMMSNQGFGDFDRLRHRSPSPMASSNLISNVTGTGFGSWNGLPQERLSGPPGMSMDWQGGAPASPSSFTVKRILRLEIPVDTYPNFNFVGRLLGPRGNSLKRVEATTGCRVYIRGKGSIKDPDKVEEKLRGRPGYEHLNEPLHILIEADLPASVVDMRLRQAQEIIEELLKPVDESQDYIKRQQLRELAMLNSNFREESPGPSGSISPFNSSGMKRAKTGR, encoded by the exons ATGTCAGGTCTGTATAATCCCAACTTCTCACCAGCAAGAGCTGCTTCACCCCAGATTAGAAGCACCCCAGATGTTGACAG TCCGTACTTGTCAGAGCTGTTGGCAGAGCATCAAAAGCTTGGACCTTTCATGCAAGTCCTTCCGATATGTAGCCGACTGTTAAATCAAG AGATTTTACGGGTTTCTGGTATGATGTCCAACCAAGGTTTTGGTGACTTTGACAGGCTTCGGCATAGAAGCCCCAGTCCCATGGCTTCTTCGAACCTCATTTCAAATGTCACCGGGACAGGATTTGGTAGCTGGAATGGCCTTCCTCAGGAG AGATTAAGTGGACCCCCTGGAATGTCGATGGACTGGCAAGGTGGTGCGCCCGCAAGCCCTAGCTCATTCACTGTCAAGAGGATTTTGCGTTTGGAAATTCCAGTTGATACTTACCCAAAT TTCAATTTTGTTGGGCGGCTTCTGGGCCCTAGAGGCAATTCACTGAAACGGGTGGAAGCTACAACAGGCTGCCGTGTATATATTAGAGGGAAAGGGTCAATAAAGGATCCAGACAAGGTG GAAGAAAAGCTTAGGGGAAGGCCAGGCTATGAGCACCTGAATGAACCACTCCACATCTTGATTGAGGCTGATTTACCTGCCAGTGTTGTTGATATGAGGTTGAGACAGGCGCAGGAAATTATTGAAGAATTGCTCAAACCTGTG GACGAGTCCCAGGATTATATTAAGAGGCAGCAGTTGCGTGAATTAGCCATGCTAAATTCAAATTTCAGAGAAGAGAGTCCTGGGCCAAGTGGCAGTATCTCTCCTTTCAATTCGAGTGGCATGAAGCGTGCAAAAACTGGACGCTGA
- the LOC132162062 gene encoding uncharacterized protein LOC132162062 → MGLLLRSLSMLILLMWFFWLPAPRAQSTPGSSRSPARALDARLQDYAYKAFVHPKTGISYDGVVPADLAGIEIAAMRLRSGSLYRKGVPMYKEFKIPIGVTTSPYVRRLVLVYQNLGNRSVEYYALRDYSYLTPVLGLLAYNASNLSATDLPELNITATGDSISISFVDVQPVPDGAVAKCVWFDLHGNPNFSNVASGNTCLTIQQGHFSIVVNSTAFPPTSISPTPSAGPKSSGGGKKNNSKAGIIVGSVLGGLGLLVVLTFLVLWAQKYKHEKKMQQMERAADGGEALHMTTVGNTKAPAATVTRTQPVLESEYAP, encoded by the coding sequence ATGGGGCTTCTTCTTCGAAGTCTCTCGATGCTTATTCTACTGATGTGGTTCTTCTGGCTGCCGGCCCCCAGGGCTCAATCTACTCCTGGGTCTTCAAGAAGCCCTGCACGTGCTCTGGATGCGCGGCTCCAAGACTATGCTTACAAGGCTTTTGTTCATCCAAAGACCGGCATTTCCTATGATGGGGTTGTTCCCGCAGATTTAGCTGGGATCGAGATTGCAGCAATGAGGCTCAGGAGTGGTAGCTTATATAGAAAAGGTGTTCCCATGTACAAAGAGTTCAAGATTCCCATAGGAGTTACCACGAGCCCATATGTCCGGAGGCTTGTTTTGGTCTACCAAAACTTGGGCAATCGGTCTGTGGAGTACTACGCATTACGTGATTACTCTTACTTGACTCCAGTGCTGGGTCTTCTTGCTTATAATGCTTCAAACTTGTCTGCTACAGATTTACCAGAATTGAATATTACAGCGACCGGTGATTCCATATCGATTAGTTTTGTGGATGTGCAACCAGTCCCCGATGGGGCTGTTGCAAAgtgtgtttggtttgatttaCATGGTAACCCCAATTTCAGCAATGTGGCATCAGGTAATACGTGCCTCACAATTCAACAGGGGCATTTCTCTATCGTGGTCAATTCTACTGCTTTTCCTCCAACATCGATCTCTCCTACACCAAGTGCTGGTCCAAAATCGAGTGGTGGAGGAAAGAAGAATAATTCCAAAGCCGGGATAATTGTGGGATCTGTGCTGGGCGGATTAGGGTTGTTGGTGGTATTGACATTCCTGGTTCTGTGGGCGCAGAAGTACAAGCATGAGAAGAAAATGCAACAGATGGAGAGGGCTGCAGACGGAGGAGAAGCCCTGCATATGACCACGGTTGGGAATACAAAAGCTCCTGCTGCAACAGTGACTCGAACACAACCAGTCCTCGAGAGTGAATATGCACCCTGA
- the LOC132191737 gene encoding uncharacterized protein LOC132191737: MEASGNNPEVGYRRRYGLLSASNIIQAPLSALLEYSGLVRGRSNHQEAEGLIHGRVSSLHSQLDQPTTSTPNHGEVSIRIIGAGEHDQHDDREATATGLVVGQQQGGEVAAPNETAGMASEGREGDSTIDRGGVGEGISQSVSTGADGEAVDGSTANGRDSSYQRYDIQQAARWIEQVLPFSLLLLVVFIRQHLQGFFVTIWIAAVMFKSNDILRKQTALKGERKISVLIGISLAFTIHVLSVYWWYQKDDLLYPLVMLPPKAIPPFWHAIFIIMVNDTLVRQAAMIFKCILLMYYKNSRGRNYRKQGQMLTLVEYLLLLYRALLPTPVWYRFFLNKEYGSLFSSLMTGLYLTFKLTSVVEKVQSFFAALRALSRKEVHYGAHATSEQVNAAGDMCAICQEKMHAPILLRCKHIFCEDCVSEWFERERTCPLCRALVKPADLKSFGDGSTSLFFQLF, encoded by the exons ATGGAAGCGTCCGGAAACAATCCCGAAGTGGGGTACAGGAGACGATACGGATTGCTATCTGCTTCGAATATCATTCAGGCACCACTATCGGCGTTGTTGGAGTACTCGGGTCTTGTTCGTGGCAGGTCTAACCACCAAGAAGCCGAGGGTTTGATTCACGGACGCGTCTCTTCCCTCCATTCTCAGCTCGACCAGCCTACAACGAGTACCCCCAACCATGGGGAGGTCTCCATTAGGATAATCGGTGCAGGGGAACACGACCAACATGATGATAGGGAAGCCACAGCCACTGGATTGGTAGTTGGGCAGCAGCAGGGTGGAGAGGTCGCCGCTCCTAATGAAACGGCTGGGATGGCATCGGAGGGCCGGGAAGGAGATTCCACGATTGATCGTGGCGGAGTGGGAGAGGGAATTTCCCAATCCGTGAGCACAGGTGCTGATGGAGAAGCTGTGGATGGAAGCACGGCTAATGGGAGGGACTCTTCATACCAGAGATACGATATTCAGCAGGCTGCCAGGTGGATTGAGCAGGTCCTTCCCTTCTCCTTGCTTCTGTTGGTGGTCTTCATTCGGCAGCATTTGCAag GTTTCTTTGTTACTATTTGGATTGCTGCGGTCATGTTCAAGTCAAATGATATTCTACGTAAACAGACAGCTCTGAAG GGAGAGAGGAAAATCTCCGTACTGATTGGCATTTCTCTTGCATTCACAATTCATGTGCTTAGCGTTTACTGGTGGTATCAGAAGGATGATCTTTTGTATCCATTGGTGATGCTTCCTCCAAAAGCTATACCACCTTTCTGGCATGCTATTTTCATCATTATGGTGAATG ATACCTTGGTTCGGCAGGCAGCAATGATATTCAAGTGTATTCTCTTGATGTATTACAAGAACAGCCGAGGCCGGAATTATCGTAAGCAG GGTCAAATGCTTACTTTGGTTGAATATTTGCTGCTACTGTACCGTGCCTTGCTGCCAACACCGGTCTGGTATCGTTTCTTCTTGAACAAAGAATATGGAAGTCTCTTTTCATCACTAATGACAGGGTTGTATCTAACATTCAAGCTCACATCCGTTGTTGAGAAG GTGCAATCATTCTTTGCGGCATTGAGAGCATTATCACGTAAAGAGGTGCATTATGGGGCTCATGCAACATCAGAGCAG GTTAACGCAGCAGGAGACATGTGCGCTATTTGTCAGGAAAAGATGCATGCCCCTATTCTACTTCGTTGTAAACACATCTTTTGTGAAGACTGTGTATCAGAGTG GTTTGAGAGGGAACGGACATGCCCGCTGTGCAGGGCTTTGGTCAAACCTGCTGATCTTAAATCATTTGGCGATGGATCGACAAGTCTATTTTTCCAGCTGTTCTAA